GCTTGGTGGTGGTATAACTATTATTCGGATCTATTTAAAGGAAATTTGTTTCAGCGATGGGGTGGGATTGTTGTCACTGTAAGACCGCCGAAATCAAAAAATCGAAAGAAAAACGAAACATTGGGAGAACTGGATGCCTTTTCTATTTTGGACAGTGCTATTAGCAATATTTCTCAGGCAGCCTCAGAACTTCGCTTAGGTGGTGAAAGGTTAGAAGGAGACGACCTTGCCGCATTTCTTTCCTTTTTGGCCATTGGGGAAATGCGGAGACCGCAAGTTGAAGCAGATAAGAAGTTACCTTGGGAGGTGGATTAACTTGATATCCCGCGTTAATCTTTTGCGAAACTTTAAAAAAGCAAAAGAATCGAAGTATGAAGTAAAAACCAATTTGCCTTTAAGTCGTCGGGGAGATCCGTTTGTAGTAGATGGTGTAAGCATAAATCCTAATGATATTGAAATAGGCGATAATATCATCCAACCGTTTGAATTAGGGTTTTGGCCTCCAATGGGGGTGCCGGGATTTACAGATCAACTTTTACCGGAACATTCTTCTTCTTTGGTAATTCAGGCAGTTCCACAGCAGACGACTGAAACGCTTAAACAGTTAGGAAAATCAATAAGGCTTCAAAATTCATCTTATAGAGAAAGTAAAAAGAAAGGTGTGGGAGATCCGGAATTAGAAAGACGGATTCAAGACGCAGAAAATCTTCGTGAAGCTGTTAATAGAGGAGCTACTAAATTTTTTAGGGTCTCAGTAAGTTTGCTCACTTATACTCAAGATGTTGAACGTTCTAAACTTCCTTCTGTTAAAGCAGAAGTCAAGAGAAAAGCGAGAGAAAAATCGGCCGAAATGATATCTCCTGATTGGGAACAAGCAGACACGTATCGCGGAGGTATGCCTGGTGGCAGACCTCTTTTTGCCATGAGGCTTTTAGAGACGAATTCTTTAGCTTCTCTTTTTCCATTTACAAATTTAGATCACTTTGAGGAAGGCGGTATTCCCCTAGGAATTAATCAAAGGACAAAAAATCCCTTCTCAATTAACCGTTGGAAACATAAAAATCAACATTGGTATGTATCTGCGGATTCGGGAGCTGGAAAAAGTCTATTTATCAAAGAATATTCCCCTCAAGAACATATACTAGGGCGACCTTTGATTTATCTTGATCCTTCTCCAAGTGAAGAGTATCGAACTATTGTTAATCAATTAGACGGCAATTATATGACGCTTGGCGCAGGGGTTGACGTTAAAATAAATCCTTTTGTAATTCCTCCTGATCCAAGGCAATTACGAAAGAAAAAAGACCCTACTCAAGCCAAAGGAAGACCGTTAGCTCTGAGAATCAGTATTTTGAAGCCAATTATTAAAACGTTTTTAGGGATTTCAACGAATGATGCTGTGGCCGAGGCCAGAATAGAGAAGTGTCTTATTTCTGTGTATGGGCATTGTGGTTTTACGAAGGATAATTGGGCATCAGTTTACCACTCGGAAGAGGATGAATTGTACGGTATAAAATGGGTACCGAACCACAAATGGCCGATATTATCGGATCTTCACAAAGAATTTATTAATAAGGGATTTTCGGAATTTGCAGAGGCATTGGAACCGTATATTGAAGGCGGCACCAGTAATATGTTTGACGGCCAAACTACGATTAACGTTAATAATCCTGTAGTAGGATTTGGTATTAATCATTTGGTGTCGGTTCCTGGCCCCTTTGCACGAGCTGCCTATGCTATTGTTATGGACTATTGCATAACTCTCTTTGGGGCTTATAGAAACATCAAGGAGAAATCTTTATTTATTGATGAGGCACATAATCTTTTTAATGATCCGGTAATGTCAATGTGGGTTGTTCGGGAATATCGTGAAGCCCGGAAAGCTCATGTTGGTGTTACGGCAATATCGCAGAGTGCCATGGATGCCTTGCATGAGAATACGCGGCCTATCTGGAATAACTCTTCTGCTAAGTTTTTCTTAAGCCAACCGGCTGTTGATTTGAGAGAGGCAGCTTTAAACGTGGGGATTGACCCTCAACTATTGGTACCGGCAGCTAATTTTCCGGTTGGTCATATTCTTTGTTTATTAGAGGATGGACAAGTATTTCATTTTAAATCGTTCTTCCCGCCAGAATTAGAGGCGGCGGTAAAAACGGATGATGATGCTGAGGAGGACTAATTAGGTTTTATTAAAGAGAGGATGAAAAGGATGGGTAATGATGGTGTTTTTCTAGGATGTGGAGGGTTATCAAGTGGAGATAAAGAGGTTATGTTTCATAAATTTGAACCTCGTGATAATCAAAACTGGGCTATTGTCGCTAAAGCAGGGAGGGGAATGAACTGTTTTTGTAAGGATCAATTAAGACTTGAGTCTTGCCAGGAAGAAAATAAATCAGTAAATCCAATGATAATTGATCTAGACAGTGAATATCGAAGAGGGAGTGAAGGAACTGTCGTCAGATAATATTCCTATTGGCAAGCTCATAGGAATCATCCTTACACTTCCTTTTGTACTCCTATTTAGCCTTATCATTCTTGTAGTAGTCATTTTTGGAGGTAATTCTAGCGATTCAACAGATCCTACTGATAATATTGGGAATACTATGGCGTATTTGCCAATAATTAACGCTCAAAGTCAAGCTCATGGGCTTCCTCCTTTATGGGTTATATCGGATATAGCATGGGAAAGTAAAGGGAATTGGTTAGCCTCAAATCAGAATAGCGATGGAACAATCGATGCTGGTTTATGTCAAATCAATTCAAATAACTGGCCTGCATATGGACTTTCAGACAATCCATATGATGCAGTTAGAAATATCACAGTAGGAACACAAATTTTAGGAGCCAATTATGAAAAATATCATGATATTGGTGCTGCCTTGTACGCTTATAATGGTGGAACTCCAGAGAATGGAATGAAATACAACCCAACTTATTTTGAACGAGTAACTAATATTTATAATATGTTAGATATTAATCCTTTGTTAGCTCATCTTGTTCAGTTTGACAGTAATTCTTTGACATTATCGGTAGGTGAGGCAACTTATCAAACTCAAACAAGGACGATGTATGCGATTGACAATGGTGGTGGGGTACATTCTACAACAATCGTTATAAAGGGAGATCGAATAGGAGAGGATAATCCATCCTCTATAAATGTCACAATAAAAGGTTCCCATGGGAGCTTTGGCCCTGTCACAGTTTATCCTCAATCAGGTGATATTGCAGGATTACCTAAAGAATCGCTTGTTTATCATGTTGATACTTTG
This DNA window, taken from Desulfosporosinus acidiphilus SJ4, encodes the following:
- a CDS encoding transglycosylase SLT domain-containing protein, with amino-acid sequence MNIEEGVKELSSDNIPIGKLIGIILTLPFVLLFSLIILVVVIFGGNSSDSTDPTDNIGNTMAYLPIINAQSQAHGLPPLWVISDIAWESKGNWLASNQNSDGTIDAGLCQINSNNWPAYGLSDNPYDAVRNITVGTQILGANYEKYHDIGAALYAYNGGTPENGMKYNPTYFERVTNIYNMLDINPLLAHLVQFDSNSLTLSVGEATYQTQTRTMYAIDNGGGVHSTTIVIKGDRIGEDNPSSINVTIKGSHGSFGPVTVYPQSGDIAGLPKESLVYHVDTLGFELSTNDSVLITSSGGDETSLYLK
- a CDS encoding VirB4 family type IV secretion system protein, yielding MRNFKKAKESKYEVKTNLPLSRRGDPFVVDGVSINPNDIEIGDNIIQPFELGFWPPMGVPGFTDQLLPEHSSSLVIQAVPQQTTETLKQLGKSIRLQNSSYRESKKKGVGDPELERRIQDAENLREAVNRGATKFFRVSVSLLTYTQDVERSKLPSVKAEVKRKAREKSAEMISPDWEQADTYRGGMPGGRPLFAMRLLETNSLASLFPFTNLDHFEEGGIPLGINQRTKNPFSINRWKHKNQHWYVSADSGAGKSLFIKEYSPQEHILGRPLIYLDPSPSEEYRTIVNQLDGNYMTLGAGVDVKINPFVIPPDPRQLRKKKDPTQAKGRPLALRISILKPIIKTFLGISTNDAVAEARIEKCLISVYGHCGFTKDNWASVYHSEEDELYGIKWVPNHKWPILSDLHKEFINKGFSEFAEALEPYIEGGTSNMFDGQTTINVNNPVVGFGINHLVSVPGPFARAAYAIVMDYCITLFGAYRNIKEKSLFIDEAHNLFNDPVMSMWVVREYREARKAHVGVTAISQSAMDALHENTRPIWNNSSAKFFLSQPAVDLREAALNVGIDPQLLVPAANFPVGHILCLLEDGQVFHFKSFFPPELEAAVKTDDDAEED